A genomic stretch from Actinomycetota bacterium includes:
- a CDS encoding MFS transporter, giving the protein MNTRRRHELRELMRDRDLRLLLVAQFLAQAADGLAQAVFADVLVLEPLNAGTPARILTLFAVTLLPYSLLSPFMGVLVDRWPRRHVLVWTNVIRGVMLLSLFAWSRALPGTSGLFAATLLLLGLGRMFLTTKGAVLPVLLHEHRLLRGNAVSGGGGMVATLVGAVAGIGLVTIFPAEGAFAAAGAIYVGAAVTAGSISTSLAHGARDQVAFGAAVVAVGRDLIEGVRAIWRRAHARLPLLSIFLLRTLAMFVAISAILIIKNTFGEGERIGRLSSSALALGAAGVGAFIGALTAPAAGNRLERGGLMLFGFAISSAGIVALGGIVNIYAVMALTFLGGYGGFVTKVAVDAAVQEALPDHYRGRAFALYDILYNAASVVAGALMVAFYDATDPEGLRILLIVAGFVGLFLTAVLATAFRRAGIPLNRGEAQQLQHQALSRQGLGS; this is encoded by the coding sequence ATGAACACGCGTCGGCGGCACGAGCTGCGCGAGCTGATGCGCGACCGCGACCTCAGGCTCCTGTTGGTCGCGCAGTTCTTGGCCCAGGCGGCCGACGGGCTTGCGCAGGCGGTGTTCGCGGACGTGTTGGTGCTGGAGCCGTTGAACGCGGGCACGCCGGCGCGGATCCTGACGTTGTTCGCAGTGACCCTGCTGCCCTATTCGCTGTTGTCGCCGTTCATGGGCGTGCTGGTCGATCGGTGGCCCCGGCGCCACGTGCTCGTTTGGACGAACGTGATCAGAGGCGTGATGCTGCTCTCGCTCTTCGCCTGGTCGCGTGCTCTGCCCGGCACGAGCGGGTTGTTCGCCGCGACCCTTCTGCTGCTCGGGCTCGGCCGGATGTTCCTGACGACGAAGGGCGCCGTACTGCCCGTCCTGCTGCACGAACACCGCCTGCTGAGAGGAAACGCCGTCTCTGGCGGCGGCGGGATGGTGGCCACGCTCGTCGGCGCCGTCGCCGGCATCGGCCTCGTGACGATCTTTCCTGCCGAGGGCGCGTTCGCGGCGGCCGGAGCCATCTATGTCGGGGCTGCGGTCACGGCCGGGTCGATCTCGACCTCGCTCGCACACGGCGCTCGTGATCAAGTTGCCTTCGGAGCGGCCGTCGTCGCCGTCGGACGCGACCTCATCGAGGGAGTACGCGCGATCTGGCGGCGCGCCCACGCCCGGCTCCCACTGCTCTCGATCTTCTTGCTTCGGACACTGGCGATGTTCGTCGCGATCTCCGCGATCCTCATCATCAAGAACACCTTCGGCGAGGGCGAACGGATCGGGCGCCTCTCGTCCAGCGCGCTCGCCCTGGGAGCGGCCGGAGTCGGCGCGTTCATCGGAGCGCTCACCGCGCCTGCGGCAGGCAACCGTCTCGAGCGCGGCGGGTTGATGCTGTTCGGCTTCGCCATCTCCAGCGCCGGGATCGTCGCGCTTGGCGGCATCGTGAACATCTACGCGGTCATGGCGCTGACGTTCCTCGGTGGGTACGGCGGCTTCGTCACCAAGGTCGCGGTCGACGCGGCCGTTCAGGAGGCATTGCCGGACCACTACCGGGGCCGCGCCTTCGCGCTCTACGACATCCTCTACAACGCCGCCAGCGTCGTAGCGGGGGCCTTGATGGTCGCCTTCTACGACGCGACCGATCCCGAGGGGTTGAGGATCCTCCTGATCGTGGCGGGGTTCGTCGGCCTCTTCCTCACGGCTGTGTTGGCCACAGCCTTCCGCCGCGCCGGCATCCCGCTCAACCGCGGCGAGGCGCAACAGTTACAACATCAAGCTCTGAGCCGCCAGGGGCTGGGCTCGTGA